One Paracidovorax avenae ATCC 19860 genomic region harbors:
- a CDS encoding methyl-accepting chemotaxis protein translates to MRNLPIGARLGAGFAMVLGLMALMTVFGLWRLQTVAQATHDMTQQPLANERMISDWYRYVDSAARRTTAIVKSTDPSLAGFFADDSAMTTREAARLVEKIEPLLDSPAEKAVWADIGRARAAYLASRDQAVKAKAAGQAEEAERLLTQVYLPATKEYVALIQKLLDLQRADIDATAARIQDIHAQSRLLLTMLGLLALALGAACAVWLTRGIVRPLSEAVRVARAVAASDLTSRVTVTSSDETGQLLQALKDMNESLAQVVGRVRSGTDSIATASSEIDAGNQDLSSRTEEQASSLQQTAAAMEELTSTVRQNADNARQASQLASSAAGTATRGGQVVAGVVGTMGAIHESSRKIADIIGVIDGIAFQTNILALNAAVEAARAGEQGRGFAVVAGEVRALAGRSAAAAKDIKALIGDSVSRVDEGSSQVAEAGRTMDEIVQNVQRVNDLVAEISAASEEQSRGIDQVHQAVSQMDQVTQQNAALVEEAAAATGSLKAQTGQLSQAVSVFRIPAGTQAATAAPAAPVARPVRPAAAATPSRAIPAAMPPAAAPRPATAAARAPAAAPALPRAAAPAPSPAARGGGDDWETF, encoded by the coding sequence ATGCGAAACCTCCCCATCGGCGCACGCCTCGGCGCCGGCTTTGCCATGGTGCTCGGCCTCATGGCCCTGATGACCGTCTTCGGCCTCTGGCGGCTGCAGACCGTCGCCCAAGCCACGCACGACATGACCCAGCAGCCGCTCGCCAACGAGCGCATGATCAGCGACTGGTACCGCTACGTGGACAGCGCCGCACGCCGTACCACGGCCATCGTCAAGAGCACCGACCCGTCGCTGGCGGGCTTCTTCGCCGACGACTCGGCCATGACCACGCGCGAGGCCGCCCGGCTCGTCGAGAAGATCGAGCCGCTGCTCGACAGCCCCGCCGAGAAGGCCGTGTGGGCGGACATCGGCCGGGCCCGCGCGGCCTACCTGGCCTCGCGCGACCAGGCCGTGAAGGCCAAGGCCGCGGGCCAGGCCGAGGAGGCCGAGCGCCTGCTCACCCAGGTCTACCTGCCGGCCACGAAGGAATACGTGGCGCTCATCCAGAAGCTGCTGGACCTGCAGCGCGCCGACATCGACGCCACGGCCGCGCGCATCCAGGACATCCATGCCCAGAGTCGCCTGCTGCTGACCATGCTGGGCCTGCTCGCGCTCGCGCTGGGCGCGGCCTGCGCAGTGTGGCTCACGCGCGGCATCGTGCGGCCGCTGTCGGAGGCGGTGCGCGTGGCGCGCGCCGTGGCGGCCAGCGACCTGACCAGCCGCGTCACCGTCACGTCGTCGGACGAAACGGGCCAGCTGCTGCAGGCTTTGAAGGACATGAACGAAAGCCTCGCGCAGGTGGTGGGCCGCGTGCGCTCGGGCACGGACAGCATCGCCACCGCATCGAGCGAGATCGACGCGGGCAATCAGGATCTGTCGTCGCGCACGGAAGAGCAGGCCAGCTCCCTGCAGCAGACCGCCGCCGCCATGGAGGAACTCACCAGCACCGTGCGGCAGAACGCCGACAACGCCCGCCAGGCCAGCCAGCTCGCCTCCTCCGCGGCCGGCACCGCCACCCGCGGCGGCCAGGTGGTGGCGGGCGTCGTGGGCACGATGGGCGCCATCCACGAGAGCAGCCGCAAGATCGCCGACATCATCGGCGTGATCGACGGCATCGCCTTCCAGACCAACATCCTGGCGCTCAATGCCGCCGTGGAAGCCGCGCGTGCGGGCGAGCAGGGCCGGGGCTTCGCCGTCGTGGCCGGCGAGGTGCGTGCCCTGGCGGGCCGCAGCGCCGCCGCCGCGAAGGACATCAAGGCGCTGATCGGCGACTCGGTCTCCCGCGTGGACGAAGGCTCCAGCCAGGTGGCCGAGGCCGGCCGCACCATGGACGAGATCGTGCAGAACGTGCAGCGCGTGAACGACCTCGTCGCCGAGATCAGCGCCGCGAGCGAGGAGCAGAGCCGGGGCATCGACCAGGTGCACCAGGCCGTCTCGCAGATGGACCAGGTGACCCAGCAGAACGCGGCGCTGGTGGAAGAGGCCGCGGCCGCCACGGGTTCGCTGAAGGCCCAGACGGGCCAGCTCTCGCAGGCGGTGAGCGTGTTCCGGATTCCTGCGGGCACGCAGGCCGCCACCGCGGCACCGGCGGCACCCGTGGCCCGGCCGGTGCGACCGGCTGCGGCCGCAACGCCTTCCCGCGCCATTCCCGCCGCGATGCCTCCCGCGGCAGCACCCCGCCCTGCCACAGCAGCAGCCCGCGCCCCGGCCGCTGCGCCCGCGCTGCCGCGCGCCGCGGCACCCGCACCTTCCCCGGCCGCACGCGGCGGCGGCGACGACTGGGAAACCTTCTGA
- a CDS encoding tripartite tricarboxylate transporter substrate binding protein BugE: MKHSPSPLRRALLAATALAACAAAPAMAQDYPTKPVRLIVPFAPGGTTDIVARVVSQSLGTTLGQPVVVDNKAGAGGVVGATEIARAAPDGYTLGVATVSSVASAPAINPAVKYNPLTDFTSIVNMAATPNVLAVHPSFPAKDFKAFMAEVKAHPGKYSFATSGTGGIGHLQMELFKSLSGLGLEHIGYKGAGPALNDAVAGQVPMIFDNLPSALPFIKEKRLIAIAVAAPQRLPSMPDVPTFKEVGFEPVNRMAFYGIHGPKNLPREVVDKISQAVKKTLEDPAVRQRIEDTGSLVVGNTPEEFTAQTRAEYELYKGVVAKQQLKLN; encoded by the coding sequence ATGAAGCATTCCCCATCCCCCCTGCGCCGCGCCCTGCTCGCCGCCACGGCCCTCGCCGCCTGCGCCGCGGCCCCCGCCATGGCCCAGGACTATCCGACCAAGCCCGTGCGCCTGATCGTTCCGTTCGCCCCCGGCGGCACGACCGACATCGTGGCGCGCGTGGTGTCGCAATCGCTGGGCACGACGCTGGGCCAGCCGGTGGTGGTGGACAACAAGGCCGGCGCGGGCGGCGTGGTCGGCGCGACGGAAATCGCCCGCGCCGCGCCGGACGGCTACACGCTCGGCGTGGCGACGGTGTCGTCGGTCGCCTCCGCCCCCGCCATCAATCCCGCCGTGAAATACAACCCGCTGACCGACTTCACGTCGATCGTCAACATGGCCGCCACGCCCAACGTGCTGGCCGTACACCCGAGCTTCCCGGCCAAGGATTTCAAGGCGTTCATGGCCGAGGTGAAGGCCCATCCGGGCAAGTACTCCTTCGCCACCTCGGGCACGGGCGGCATCGGCCACCTGCAGATGGAGCTGTTCAAGTCGCTGTCCGGCCTGGGCCTGGAGCACATCGGCTACAAGGGCGCGGGCCCGGCGCTCAACGACGCCGTGGCCGGCCAGGTGCCGATGATCTTCGACAACCTGCCCTCCGCGCTGCCGTTCATCAAGGAAAAGCGGCTCATCGCTATCGCGGTGGCGGCGCCCCAGCGCCTGCCCTCGATGCCCGACGTGCCCACCTTCAAGGAAGTCGGCTTCGAGCCCGTGAACCGGATGGCGTTCTACGGCATCCATGGGCCGAAGAACCTGCCGCGCGAAGTGGTGGACAAGATCTCGCAGGCCGTGAAGAAGACCCTGGAAGACCCGGCCGTGCGCCAGCGCATCGAGGACACGGGCTCGCTCGTGGTCGGCAACACGCCGGAGGAATTCACGGCGCAGACCAGGGCCGAGTACGAGCTCTACAAGGGCGTGGTGGCCAAGCAGCAGCTGAAGCTGAACTGA
- a CDS encoding sensor histidine kinase, giving the protein MKPDRSLLIPGLAVLACVCVGALVYRATLDAQLSRQRQAAAQRLDFAAQSLESLLHRNEALPALLALDSGLGRALDHSNLASPGAANAFLGQAAGLADVEAAYLMDAGGHTVASSNWRLPSSFVGQNYRFRPYFEAAMQGQTGRFYGVGATTGKPGYFIAAPLPATAPARGVVAVKVSLDAFEASLAAGGDTVLLADRDGVVFVSTEAQWRYRTLAPLGPQVLARLQDAQQYGSHALRPIDHGLGAWPDGSAPVRLRRGGLERDFSVAARSVGPLGWQMLLLADQYPVRQEALVAGLAGGLCAALLLGMLFYQRLDQQGQAERRASAARLQAAHDMLASQIAQRTADLTAANTALQERVSDLQQAEQILRGTRDAAVQAGKLAVLGQMAAGMSHELNQPLAALQTLSDNAIALDRQGRREDVAENLQLIGQLAARMGRIVRQLKSFVRKEAPVLQPCRVRDALDHALLLLAQRCTAVQARIDVQPFDTGLCVRADPTRLEQVLVNLLRNGLDAVQDRPVREVRFAPAAEDGWVRLRVSDTGGGIAPEARGRLFEPFFTTKAGEGLGLGLAVSRIIVEGMGGTLTVEDVPEGGGAGFTVTLPLARPDA; this is encoded by the coding sequence TTGAAACCCGACCGTTCCCTCCTGATCCCCGGCCTCGCGGTGCTGGCCTGCGTGTGCGTCGGCGCGCTGGTGTACCGCGCCACGCTCGATGCACAGCTTTCGCGGCAGCGGCAGGCGGCGGCGCAGCGGCTCGATTTCGCGGCCCAGAGCCTGGAGTCCCTGCTGCACCGCAACGAGGCGCTGCCTGCCCTGCTGGCCCTGGACAGTGGCCTGGGGCGCGCGCTGGACCATTCCAACCTGGCTTCCCCGGGGGCCGCCAATGCCTTCCTGGGGCAGGCGGCCGGCCTGGCCGACGTGGAAGCGGCCTACCTGATGGATGCCGGCGGCCACACGGTGGCGTCCAGCAACTGGCGCCTGCCGAGCAGCTTCGTGGGGCAGAACTACCGGTTCCGCCCGTATTTCGAGGCGGCAATGCAGGGACAGACCGGGCGCTTCTACGGTGTGGGCGCGACCACCGGCAAGCCCGGCTATTTCATCGCCGCGCCCCTGCCGGCCACCGCGCCCGCCCGGGGCGTCGTGGCCGTGAAGGTTTCGCTCGATGCCTTCGAAGCCTCGCTGGCCGCAGGCGGCGACACCGTCCTGCTGGCCGATCGCGACGGCGTCGTATTCGTGAGCACCGAGGCGCAGTGGCGCTACCGCACGCTCGCGCCCCTCGGGCCCCAGGTGCTGGCCCGGCTGCAGGATGCCCAGCAGTATGGCAGCCATGCCCTGAGGCCCATCGACCACGGCCTGGGTGCCTGGCCTGACGGCAGCGCACCGGTGCGCCTGCGGCGCGGCGGACTGGAGCGCGACTTCAGCGTGGCCGCACGCAGCGTCGGGCCCCTGGGCTGGCAGATGCTGCTGCTGGCGGACCAGTACCCGGTGCGCCAGGAAGCCCTGGTGGCGGGGCTGGCCGGCGGGCTGTGCGCCGCGCTGCTGCTGGGCATGCTCTTCTACCAGCGGCTGGACCAGCAGGGGCAGGCAGAGCGCCGTGCGAGCGCCGCCCGCCTGCAGGCCGCGCACGACATGCTCGCATCGCAGATCGCGCAGCGTACCGCCGACCTGACCGCTGCCAACACGGCGCTGCAGGAACGGGTGAGCGACCTGCAGCAGGCGGAGCAGATCCTGCGCGGCACGCGCGATGCGGCCGTGCAGGCGGGCAAGCTGGCGGTGCTCGGCCAGATGGCGGCCGGCATGAGCCATGAACTGAACCAGCCCCTGGCCGCGCTCCAGACGCTCTCGGACAACGCCATCGCGCTCGACCGCCAGGGCCGCCGCGAGGACGTGGCCGAGAACCTGCAGCTCATCGGCCAGCTCGCCGCCCGCATGGGCCGGATCGTTCGCCAGCTCAAGAGTTTCGTGCGCAAGGAAGCGCCCGTGCTGCAGCCCTGCCGCGTGCGCGATGCGCTGGACCATGCGCTGCTGCTGCTGGCGCAGCGCTGCACGGCGGTGCAGGCGCGCATCGACGTGCAGCCGTTCGACACCGGGCTGTGCGTGAGGGCGGACCCCACGCGGCTGGAGCAGGTGCTGGTGAACCTGCTGCGCAACGGCCTCGACGCGGTGCAGGACCGTCCGGTGCGCGAAGTGCGCTTCGCCCCGGCCGCCGAAGACGGATGGGTGCGCCTGCGCGTGTCCGATACGGGGGGCGGCATCGCGCCCGAGGCCCGCGGCAGGCTCTTCGAGCCGTTCTTCACGACCAAGGCGGGCGAGGGGCTCGGGCTGGGGCTCGCGGTTTCGCGCATCATCGTGGAAGGCATGGGCGGCACCCTCACCGTGGAAGACGTTCCCGAGGGTGGCGGCGCCGGGTTCACCGTCACCCTTCCGCTCGCCCGGCCCGACGCCTGA
- a CDS encoding sigma-54-dependent transcriptional regulator, translating to MTDAPLPAAPAGATRPVYLIEDDAMVRRAYGQALELAHIPVRAFPQGQAALDAFGQDPPAVVVTDIRMPGLDGMELLRLLRQRDADLPVVLVTGHGDVAMAVEAMRDGAYDFIEKPFSSERLLLTVRRALERRALSDELQRLRARGGADALAGLVGQSAGMAEVRRLVSALAPLEVDVLLHGETGAGKEVVARALHAASGRSGPFVAINCGALPETIIESELFGHEPGAFTGATRRRIGKIEYANGGTLLLDEIESMPPSLQLRLLRVLQEREIERLGSNQPVPVTARFVAAAKADLKQLAERGQFRADLYYRLHVVAIDIPPLRDRPQDIPLLMAHFLAQAALRHGRPVPAWSDRDLAGWLAHDWPGNVRELRNAAERLCLGLPVQPLDAGGESAPSLAARVEAFERKLLRDTLALTQGNVARAAELLQMPRKTVYDKLQRHGLATGNAGSAGVAPRDGER from the coding sequence ATGACCGACGCGCCCCTTCCGGCCGCACCAGCCGGGGCCACCCGCCCCGTCTATCTGATCGAGGACGACGCCATGGTGCGCCGCGCCTATGGCCAGGCCCTCGAACTGGCCCACATCCCGGTGCGCGCCTTCCCCCAGGGGCAGGCCGCGCTCGACGCCTTCGGCCAGGACCCGCCCGCCGTCGTGGTGACCGACATCCGCATGCCGGGCCTGGACGGCATGGAGCTGTTGCGCCTGCTGCGCCAGCGGGATGCCGACCTGCCCGTGGTGCTGGTCACCGGCCACGGCGACGTGGCGATGGCGGTGGAGGCCATGCGCGACGGCGCCTACGATTTCATCGAAAAGCCGTTCTCTTCCGAGCGCCTGCTGCTCACGGTGCGCCGGGCGCTGGAGCGGCGCGCGCTGTCCGACGAACTGCAGCGGCTGCGCGCGCGTGGCGGGGCCGACGCGCTCGCCGGGCTGGTGGGCCAGTCCGCCGGCATGGCGGAGGTGCGCCGGCTGGTGTCGGCGCTCGCCCCGCTGGAGGTGGACGTGCTGCTCCACGGAGAGACCGGCGCCGGCAAGGAGGTGGTGGCCCGGGCCCTGCATGCGGCCAGTGGCCGCAGCGGTCCGTTCGTGGCCATCAACTGCGGGGCCCTGCCGGAGACCATCATCGAGAGCGAACTCTTCGGCCACGAGCCGGGCGCGTTCACGGGTGCCACGCGAAGGCGCATCGGCAAGATCGAATACGCCAACGGGGGCACGCTGCTGCTCGACGAGATCGAGTCCATGCCGCCCTCGCTGCAGTTGCGCCTGCTGCGCGTGCTGCAGGAGCGCGAGATCGAACGCCTGGGCAGCAACCAGCCGGTGCCCGTCACCGCGCGCTTCGTGGCCGCCGCCAAGGCGGACCTGAAGCAGCTCGCCGAGCGTGGGCAGTTCCGCGCCGACCTGTACTACCGCCTGCACGTGGTCGCCATCGACATTCCGCCGCTGCGCGACCGGCCGCAGGACATCCCGCTGCTCATGGCCCACTTCCTCGCGCAGGCAGCACTGCGCCACGGCCGCCCGGTGCCCGCCTGGAGCGACCGCGACCTCGCGGGCTGGCTGGCCCACGACTGGCCCGGCAACGTGCGCGAGCTGCGCAACGCCGCCGAGCGCCTGTGCCTGGGCCTGCCCGTGCAGCCGCTCGATGCGGGGGGGGAATCCGCGCCGTCCCTCGCGGCCCGGGTGGAGGCCTTCGAGCGCAAGCTGCTGCGCGACACCCTGGCCCTGACGCAGGGCAACGTGGCCCGCGCGGCCGAACTGCTCCAGATGCCCCGCAAGACGGTGTACGACAAGCTGCAGCGCCACGGGCTGGCGACCGGTAATGCGGGCAGCGCGGGCGTCGCGCCGCGCGACGGCGAACGGTAG
- a CDS encoding YifB family Mg chelatase-like AAA ATPase, with product MSLALVQSRALLGLQAAAVTVEVHLANGLPSFTLVGLADVEVKEARERVRSALQNAGLEFPHNKKITVNLAPADLPKDSGRFDLPIALGILAASGQIDGTLLAGHEFAGELSLSGELRPVRGALATSLALRSAGGRARMVLPPGSAEEAALVPGTEVYRARHLLDVVARFLPPQAAASAGPGTESATEDGWCRVEGMPPMAAAPADDLADVKGQAAARRALEIAAAGGHGLLMVGPPGSGKSMLAHRFAGLLPAMSVDEALESAAVASLAGRFTPTAWGARPTAAPHHSCSAVALVGGGSPPRPGEISIAHHGVLFLDEFPEYARSALEALREPLETGRITIARAARRADFPARFQLVAAMNPCPCGYLGSGQRACRCTPDQIDRYQGKLSGPLLDRIDLHVEVPALPPDQLLAAAPGEPSASVRERVAAARGRALARQGKPNQALQGREIDVQASLQDDAARFLQSAAARLGWSARSTHRTLKVARTIADLAGEASVGPAHVAEAVQYRRVLRQAA from the coding sequence ATGAGTCTTGCCTTGGTGCAGAGCCGCGCGCTGCTGGGCCTGCAGGCCGCGGCCGTTACGGTGGAAGTGCATCTGGCCAACGGCCTGCCCAGCTTCACGCTCGTGGGCCTCGCGGACGTGGAAGTGAAGGAGGCGCGCGAGCGCGTGCGCTCGGCACTGCAGAACGCGGGGCTGGAATTCCCCCACAACAAGAAGATCACCGTCAACCTGGCCCCGGCCGACCTGCCCAAGGACTCCGGCCGCTTCGACCTGCCGATCGCCCTGGGCATCCTGGCCGCCAGCGGCCAGATCGACGGCACGCTGCTGGCCGGCCATGAGTTCGCGGGCGAGCTGTCGCTGTCCGGCGAACTCCGCCCGGTGCGGGGCGCGCTCGCCACCAGCCTCGCCCTGCGGTCCGCCGGCGGCCGCGCCCGCATGGTGCTGCCGCCCGGCAGCGCCGAAGAGGCGGCCCTGGTGCCCGGCACCGAGGTATACCGGGCCCGGCACCTGCTGGACGTGGTGGCGCGGTTCCTTCCGCCCCAGGCCGCGGCCAGCGCCGGCCCCGGCACCGAAAGCGCCACCGAAGACGGCTGGTGCCGGGTGGAGGGCATGCCGCCGATGGCCGCGGCGCCCGCCGACGACCTTGCCGACGTGAAGGGCCAGGCCGCCGCCCGGCGCGCGCTGGAGATCGCCGCCGCAGGCGGCCATGGCCTGCTCATGGTGGGCCCGCCGGGTTCGGGCAAGTCGATGCTGGCACACCGGTTCGCGGGCCTGCTGCCGGCGATGTCGGTGGACGAGGCGCTGGAAAGCGCCGCGGTGGCCAGCCTGGCCGGGCGCTTCACGCCGACCGCATGGGGAGCCCGGCCGACGGCTGCGCCACACCACTCCTGCAGTGCAGTGGCCCTGGTGGGAGGCGGTTCACCACCGCGCCCCGGAGAGATATCGATCGCCCACCACGGAGTGCTCTTCCTGGACGAATTCCCCGAATACGCCCGCAGCGCCCTGGAAGCGCTGCGCGAGCCGCTGGAGACGGGCCGCATCACGATCGCACGGGCCGCACGCCGTGCGGATTTCCCGGCGCGCTTCCAGCTCGTCGCGGCGATGAACCCCTGCCCCTGCGGCTACCTGGGCTCCGGCCAGCGCGCCTGCCGCTGCACGCCCGACCAGATCGACCGCTACCAGGGCAAGCTGAGCGGCCCGCTGCTGGACCGCATCGACCTGCATGTGGAGGTGCCCGCCCTTCCCCCTGACCAGCTGCTGGCCGCCGCGCCCGGCGAACCATCGGCCAGCGTGCGCGAGCGCGTCGCCGCCGCGCGCGGGCGCGCCCTGGCCCGGCAGGGCAAGCCCAACCAGGCCCTGCAGGGGCGCGAGATCGATGTGCAGGCCAGCCTGCAGGACGATGCCGCCCGGTTCCTGCAATCGGCCGCCGCCCGGCTGGGGTGGTCGGCGCGCAGCACCCACCGCACGCTCAAGGTGGCCCGCACCATCGCCGACCTGGCGGGCGAGGCATCCGTCGGGCCCGCGCACGTGGCCGAGGCGGTGCAGTACCGGCGCGTGCTGCGCCAGGCAGCGTGA
- a CDS encoding TorF family putative porin — MTRVLKSLSIALLAVAPVWASAQLTGNVSLTTNYKFRGQDQDTSKVKAVKPAIQGGFDYTFGESGFYLGNWNSSVDWLPGNSIEMDFYGGYKFKAGGMDLDVGALTYVYPGNTNGNTTELYGAATYGPVTAKYSHTVSKDYFGWAGAKTSGNRGRNTGYLNVAFAQEVAPNTTFKAAVGYTRFASDIKDLGVPNYVDYSVGGAYDFGSGLSLSAAVAGANKKNFFGPVNKNRLIVTLTKTL; from the coding sequence ATGACCCGCGTCCTGAAGTCCCTGAGCATCGCCCTCCTGGCCGTCGCCCCCGTCTGGGCCAGTGCCCAGTTGACCGGCAATGTGAGCCTGACCACCAACTACAAGTTCCGTGGACAGGACCAGGACACGAGCAAGGTGAAGGCCGTCAAGCCCGCCATCCAGGGCGGCTTCGACTACACGTTCGGTGAAAGCGGCTTCTACCTGGGCAACTGGAACTCCAGCGTGGACTGGCTGCCCGGCAATTCCATCGAAATGGATTTTTATGGCGGCTATAAATTCAAGGCCGGGGGCATGGACCTGGACGTGGGCGCCCTGACCTATGTGTATCCCGGCAACACCAACGGCAACACGACCGAACTCTATGGTGCCGCCACCTATGGCCCGGTGACGGCCAAGTACTCGCACACGGTCTCCAAGGACTATTTCGGCTGGGCCGGCGCCAAGACCTCCGGCAACCGCGGCCGCAACACCGGCTACCTGAACGTCGCCTTCGCGCAGGAGGTCGCTCCGAACACCACCTTCAAGGCGGCGGTGGGCTACACGCGCTTCGCCAGCGACATCAAGGACCTGGGCGTGCCCAACTATGTGGACTACAGCGTGGGCGGTGCCTACGATTTCGGTTCCGGCCTCTCGCTGTCGGCCGCGGTGGCCGGCGCCAACAAGAAGAACTTCTTCGGGCCGGTGAACAAGAACCGGCTCATCGTCACGCTCACGAAAACCCTTTGA
- the glnK gene encoding P-II family nitrogen regulator, with product MKMVTAIIKPFKLDEVREALSDIGVQGITVTEVKGFGRQKGHTELYRGAEYVVDFLPKVKIEAAVADDLVERVIEAIEGAARTGKIGDGKIFVGHLEQVVRIRTGETGKEAL from the coding sequence ATGAAAATGGTGACAGCCATCATCAAACCCTTCAAGCTCGACGAGGTGCGCGAGGCCCTCTCGGACATCGGCGTGCAGGGCATCACGGTGACCGAGGTCAAGGGCTTCGGGCGCCAGAAAGGCCACACCGAGCTCTACCGCGGTGCCGAGTACGTGGTGGACTTCCTGCCCAAGGTGAAGATCGAGGCCGCCGTCGCGGACGATCTCGTGGAGCGGGTCATCGAGGCGATCGAGGGCGCCGCCCGCACCGGCAAGATCGGTGACGGGAAGATCTTCGTGGGGCACCTGGAGCAGGTCGTCCGCATCCGCACCGGCGAGACCGGCAAGGAAGCCCTCTGA
- a CDS encoding ammonium transporter: MKKLLASFLLGMGLLAAGSAALAQAPAASEPAAVTASAPDAAPAPAAAAAPAAAPAAAAASEAAPAAPAPKLDSGDTAWMLTSTLLVILMTIPGLALFYGGLARSKNMLSVLVQVFVIFSLISVLWAIYGYSLAFGGEGTFFGTFDKIFLKGIAPDTLSAMLPTIPEYVFVSFQATFAAITVALIVGSFAERIKFSAVLIFSVLWFTFSYIPMAHMVWGGGLLGKDGALDFAGGTVVHINAGIAGLVGAYMVGKRIGFGKEALTPHSLTLTMVGASLLWVGWFGFNAGSAGAANGAAGLAFVNTVLATGAATLSWLAGESLHKGKASMLGAASGAVAGLVAVTPAAGFVGPMGAIVLGLIAGVVCLWGVGGLKKMLGADDAFDVFGVHGVGGILGAILTGVFASQGLGGTGGLTPDTFSMGGQVWIQVKSVVITLVWSGVVAFISYKIADLLVGLRVSEEAEREGLDITSHGETAYNR; the protein is encoded by the coding sequence ATGAAAAAACTGCTTGCTTCCTTCCTGCTGGGAATGGGCCTGCTGGCTGCCGGCTCCGCCGCGCTGGCACAGGCCCCTGCCGCCTCCGAGCCGGCCGCCGTCACCGCATCGGCTCCCGATGCCGCCCCCGCGCCGGCCGCTGCTGCAGCACCCGCTGCCGCGCCGGCTGCCGCCGCGGCCTCCGAAGCCGCTCCCGCGGCCCCTGCTCCGAAGCTCGACTCCGGCGACACCGCCTGGATGCTGACCTCCACGCTGCTGGTGATCCTCATGACCATTCCGGGCCTGGCCCTGTTCTACGGCGGCCTCGCCCGCTCCAAGAACATGCTGTCGGTCCTGGTGCAGGTGTTCGTGATCTTCTCGCTGATCTCCGTGCTCTGGGCCATCTACGGCTACAGCCTGGCGTTCGGCGGCGAAGGCACGTTCTTCGGCACGTTCGACAAGATCTTCCTGAAGGGCATCGCGCCGGACACCCTCTCGGCCATGCTGCCAACGATCCCCGAGTACGTGTTCGTGTCGTTCCAGGCCACCTTTGCCGCGATCACCGTCGCGCTGATCGTGGGCTCGTTCGCCGAGCGCATCAAATTCTCTGCCGTGCTGATCTTCTCGGTGCTGTGGTTCACGTTCAGCTACATCCCGATGGCCCACATGGTGTGGGGCGGCGGCCTGCTGGGCAAGGACGGCGCGCTGGACTTCGCCGGCGGCACCGTGGTGCACATCAACGCCGGTATCGCGGGCCTGGTGGGCGCCTACATGGTGGGCAAGCGCATCGGCTTCGGCAAGGAGGCGCTCACGCCCCACAGCCTGACGCTGACCATGGTGGGCGCATCTCTGCTGTGGGTGGGCTGGTTCGGCTTCAACGCCGGCTCCGCCGGTGCCGCCAACGGCGCTGCGGGCCTGGCCTTCGTGAACACCGTGCTCGCCACGGGCGCCGCCACCCTGAGCTGGCTGGCCGGTGAATCCCTGCACAAGGGCAAGGCTTCCATGCTGGGCGCCGCTTCGGGCGCCGTGGCCGGCCTCGTGGCCGTCACGCCGGCCGCCGGTTTCGTGGGCCCGATGGGCGCCATCGTGCTCGGCCTGATCGCCGGCGTGGTCTGCCTCTGGGGCGTGGGTGGCCTCAAGAAGATGCTGGGTGCCGACGACGCGTTCGACGTGTTCGGCGTGCACGGCGTGGGGGGCATCCTGGGCGCCATCCTGACGGGCGTGTTCGCTTCCCAGGGCCTGGGCGGCACGGGTGGCCTGACGCCCGACACGTTCTCGATGGGCGGGCAGGTGTGGATCCAGGTCAAGAGCGTGGTGATCACGCTGGTCTGGTCCGGCGTGGTGGCCTTCATCTCCTACAAGATCGCCGACCTGCTGGTGGGGCTGCGCGTCAGCGAGGAAGCCGAGCGCGAGGGCCTGGACATCACCTCGCATGGCGAAACTGCCTACAACCGCTGA